In Carya illinoinensis cultivar Pawnee chromosome 6, C.illinoinensisPawnee_v1, whole genome shotgun sequence, a single genomic region encodes these proteins:
- the LOC122313739 gene encoding uncharacterized protein LOC122313739, with product MTEFGSERSKPWNIYTSSDPSPSQTGGNQEASWKSFGTSMNAISFGFVATAILISMFLIMAIFEHLFRPGPFSSPESLANDSPESRPVEKLRKERVSASYASDFSVLMPGQHCPTYIAQPAPLPCTREGIYWPPHEHNFVHP from the exons ATGACTGAATTTGGTTCTGAAAGATCAAAGCCATGGAACATATACACAAGTTCAGACCCAAGCCCATCTCAAACAGGAGGGAATCAGGAAGCTTCATGGAAAAGCTTTGGAACATCCATGAATGccatttcttttggttttgttgCCACTGCTATCTTGATATCAATGTTTCTTATCATGGCCATTTTTGAACATCTGTTCAGGCCAGGTCCTTTTTCTTCACCTGAAAGTCTGGCCAACGATTCTCCTGAATCCAGACCTGTAGAGAAACTTCGCAAAGAAAGA GTTTCTGCATCGTATGCATCTGACTTCTCAGTGTTGATGCCAGGACAGCATTGTCCCACCTACATTGCACAACCTGCTCCTCTCCCCTGCACAAGGGAAGGGATTTATTGGCCTCCACATGAACATAATTTTGTACATCCTTAG